aaatacaaatgtataaaatcacttttaataatatattactaagcaatattataatacagtatcgaaggttgcgtgatacacataaaggtaacgacgtgcagTACCTCAGATCGTAGACCAAAATTAAATcgtgtatcaatttttttcagtctcaatctatggaacGATTCTGATCGAGGAGTTGAAGAAATATGACTAATGCAACgcatttaactttatatgacgtACCAATGTTTAGAATATACATGACGTCATGAACAATTAATGTTCCTATATAATCGGTTTAGACcgaaattttaaatgagacagaTTTATTTGTAAGACTGATTCAGACCGAATCTTTCTTCCAAACATTAATGAATTAGTCTAAAATGAACTGAATCCGGTCTTTTAAAGAAGTACAGTCGGGGCTTACTTCTCAAAGGTCCGAATTAGTTCGCTCCAATAAAACATATaacggtctaggattttcagacgaAATCCTAAATGTGCATTTTAAGATCAATTTGTACAATGAGGAACACGAAGTTTCTAACCATGGTTTTGAAACCAAGGAGGAAATAAATCAAAGGCGGCCCCAGAAATTAGGGCTGTTTGCTTTGGTTTAGTTAGCGCTAAAGCATATATAGGGAGCTGCCTCACTTCTGAGCTTCCAATAAGCTTTCCTTCTCTGAGAAAAAATGGCATTGCATCTACAGCAAGATACGCATCCTTTTCCTTAAGGATCCCCCGTTACGGCGTCGACATTGTTCGATTATTACAACAATGGGCATGTAAGTTCAACCCAACCCTTCACTGTTTAGTAAGAAGATACCTGATGATGAGGACAAGAACATCGaagacataatttttgtttgtttgtctgttttaatTTCATCATCTTCATATCTTATGTACTCATATTTCGTAGTGGTAGACATccccataattttatattagtcagtaataaacataaattgtgAATATTGAGGGATTGGGTTTTGATTTAGGGgggttaattttaaactataacgtttattcgtgattaattttatcgcaatccctcttgatgtattttattattatttaaatctctatattgttgtattaaattttagtaaaagcccaatttaaaagttaaaaaaaataatcttttattgcTTAATTCAAAACTGATATCCGTTTCTCTTTGACCTatcaggttttaaaaaaatctggaaTTAAATTCATACAAGGCTTTTATCATTCCgagtcatttttcaaaattaagacaATTACAAAGTAACGAGTTATAGTTGAACTTTATGTAAATTCatgtaatgcaaaaaaaatgttaatacagCATGGTGTTACatcaataacaacaaaatttaaaatgtattttgctgTCACCGGTTGATGTCTATACTTCTTTTCGCCTAATCTGTCTTCTGAATGTTAATTTCAGTAATTTGAACTAACTTTTGTTCAGGTTCTATGAACATgtccaacaattattgaataaaatataagttgggGAAAATTGAACagctatcaactgattttgggtcttttccTGTTTCTTTACGCAGGAAAGATTCCAAGAAACAACCAAAGTAACAGCGGCCTTAATAATGACTTTGTTTGTAATTCATCATTTAATCATGATAATTTaagaattatcattattatactaATTGAATTCTTAGACATGTATTTACCAATACAAAATGACTTATGAGCTTAAGAAAAGCCCTTCCTTAAAAATATGGGGGTGACTAATTCaagtttaaattgttttatagatatgtacaaaaaaaaagaagatatttaacATTCTTAAGGTATGTCTTAACAAATCGTATCTTCTTCAAATATGGGTGAGTATGTTTccccgtttaaaaaaaaatgaccggCTAGCatctacaaataattattgtatattattttaggcacaaaaatactatatatatccATGATAAACTGAATATCATCAATCAGTCGTTGTTTGTAACCAGCAGTGTGATAATACAATATTGTCACAGGCTTAACTGACTCAAAATGGCATCTCAATTCAAGGTAACTATCGTCAAACAAACAAACgacacaatacatttttttcatttgcttaatatttcatattacagTATATTTGCTTAATTGCTTTAATCGGCTCAGCCGCTGCTGCTGGAGGACCAAGAGCAAGAACTCTTACTGTCAACCGTGAGGGAAAATCTCTTCTCAATACCTTCCCCTTCAATGATGGGGCCCGTGGAACTGCCCGTGCTGCTCATCATGAACATGATCATGCTGAACATGATCATGCTCATGCTGAGCACCCAGCTGCCTCTGACAACCGATTGGCCCGTCAAGGAGGTGGTGATGATGTCCCACTTGACATTGGATCCATTGCTGCTGCTGGAGAGCGTTGTATCGATAAGGTCGTCATGGTAGAAGAAACCGAATACGATGATCACATCGAATGTCACCACAGCTACTCCGAGAGATGTCACACCACCTACTCCACCGACTTCGAACCTCAACAAGAGGAAGAGTGCGaagaaaacttcaaaaagagttgtttcattgaatacaagaagGTCGCTGTTGATGAGACAGTCAAGTTAGTTGATAAAAACGCATCAccttttaattgatattttgaataatatttaattgtccCTAGATTCTGTCACACTCCATTTATCTGTGAAGGAGAAGGACCCGAAGAATGCAAGACTGTTTACGAGTCCGAGTGTGAAACTCGTTATCACGAACATGACGTTGAGGATGACGTTGTCAACTGTGAGACCATTCAAGAAGAGAAGTGTGAGGATGTCACCCAAGGTTACACCACTGAGCAAAAATGTACCAAATGGCCCAAACAAGTCTGTACTTCTGAAAAGAAGAACGTCAAGAAATACAGTCCCCAAACTGAATGTAAGAAGGTCCCCAGACAATTGTGTGGTCCCTCCGGCTGCGTTCCCCAACCAGGACCCGAAGAGTGTTTCGATAAGAAAGAAACCATCGTCCAAGAAGTCCCAGAGGAGAACTGTAACTTGGAACCCCAAAAGGCTTGCAAACAAGTTACCAAATTGGTTCCCAGCCTCAAGCCCGTTGAGGAGTGCGTTGATGTACCTAAAGAAGTCTGCTCCCGTTCCAGAAAGAACCCCAGAAAGGTCCAAAAGCCTGTTGTCAAGAAATGGTGCTACGTTCCATCTGCTGCTTCTGGTTTGGCTGCTTAATTTCTTCATGGATTTCTTCAACAATCAAAACTCGTTAAATATCAACCCTAGTCATATTCAAACTGCCACCAACTTATCCATTCtaaagtcatttaattaaatgcaCATTACACCGatataataagtatttgataaattgagtatgaataaacatatatttttgatgaaataagcaatataatttcttatatcgTCTTTTATGCTTTTCACAACTgggttttcattttatacagtttCTTATTGCCTTATGTTCCGTGGACTTTTCGTTGTATAATTTACTTGTAAGAAATTATTGTCTGAATTTAGGTACATATGATAAGTGGCTTTTtacactattatttaataatgttgaaAGTAAAGCTCGCAGTGAATATTTGAATCTGATAggtagatttatataaaatatgaattaaaacgTCTTGAAGACTATTCGCCTTCCAACTTTAAGACGGGTTACCATATCTAGCGTGCATGTAGACGTCTaagtgtatataaaaaaatatacaaaaataaacttgaatctTCTCCCTCCTCCGTTTTTTTCTGCCATCAATAGTTTTTGTTCTCTTcctttctattattaaaaattaggtGGGATGGGGAGATTGCATTATCTACTTAATTCGTCTTtgatgaacacttatgagaattcaatctgttcaataattctTCAGGTAGCAACATGAAGGGGATATTGCATtagccaaggttaatagaaatacaaggttagaccataatgtaatcgggctggctagaaatttcaatctgatgtattgtgcCCACTACTGAGCAAGACAGGcgaattttgacaaaacatgcaaccacttaTTGTCTataacgtcactattgctagaattgtCAATTTAAGGTATCATACCTACTGCtcggcaagaaaaacagatttagacaaaacacacaaccactcatctactatgtatgacgtcaatattaaaagcgtggtggaaatcaaacatcagtcgtacgcacgttatggtataatcttacgtttctattaaccttggtattagccagttaattcgtctttgATAGCTGCAATTCAAAATGAACActtattgctgcaattcaaatgaacaattatgaacatttttttgaagcattggatattacgcaggatactaatttatttgaaggtaaaacaattttaaagttgttttgtagTTAGTGCATGTAAtttaggagtaggttagtttattgacaagGGATGAACAGGGTTTATAGTAATACActtttaatttgtgattttagaaaaaaatcaacaaaaaataaaaatcatcaatttggTTTAGCTACATACTGAGGGGATTGTTACGTAGATATATGTTGATTGCTTACCATTACTGATCATTTGATTGACCGAACTTTAGTAATTGGTATCTTTACAATCTGTTGGGCTGTTTTTAAAGTATGGGAGTACCCCCGTACACAATACCTGTTCAGGAGTAATTCTGACgaatataaactttgttttatctaACCCAGGAGGCCaccacagattttttttttttttttttttttttttggagagggggGTTTAGTTATTGTAATGGAATAAActagataattttatataacattatttatttgaattatcaaattatttgacAGACACAAACATTGACTATACACCGCCAGGATTTTGTGCCCAAATGCATCCCCCTATATGTCCGTCCGTGGAACGGACATGTTCATACTCAAAGGTGTTAATCCGGTGtggaaaaaagaaaccaaatatcaatatggtaaccctaacaatttgaagaatgtttaggagatataaataataatgctcctgacgtttcattagattagctacagtCTGctatgacaagagaggaaggagaaaaggatataaataatggcatttgctagaat
The Lepeophtheirus salmonis chromosome 10, UVic_Lsal_1.4, whole genome shotgun sequence DNA segment above includes these coding regions:
- the LOC121125269 gene encoding uncharacterized protein; the protein is MASQFKYICLIALIGSAAAAGGPRARTLTVNREGKSLLNTFPFNDGARGTARAAHHEHDHAEHDHAHAEHPAASDNRLARQGGGDDVPLDIGSIAAAGERCIDKVVMVEETEYDDHIECHHSYSERCHTTYSTDFEPQQEEECEENFKKSCFIEYKKVAVDETVKFCHTPFICEGEGPEECKTVYESECETRYHEHDVEDDVVNCETIQEEKCEDVTQGYTTEQKCTKWPKQVCTSEKKNVKKYSPQTECKKVPRQLCGPSGCVPQPGPEECFDKKETIVQEVPEENCNLEPQKACKQVTKLVPSLKPVEECVDVPKEVCSRSRKNPRKVQKPVVKKWCYVPSAASGLAA